In one window of Thermodesulfobacteriota bacterium DNA:
- a CDS encoding NADH-quinone oxidoreductase subunit M: MILAWAVLIPFFGGVAAWASTRLGGAFPRCIALLALALDFALLLSVLGRGDSGGQWLAETRLEWMPGVGAGIHLAADGLSLALALLTAFLGMAAIAASWTGIRERTGFFHLCLMSVIAGVMGAFLALDLLLFYVFWELMLVPMFLMIAVWGHGGRYRAALKFFIFTQAGSLLMLVSILGLYFVHGTETGKYSFDYMELLGTPMGRAAEFWLMLGFLAAFAVKLPAVPFHTWLPEAHAEAPAGGSVLLAGLLLKTGAYGMIRFLFPLFPNAAEAIAPAVYVLAVIGIIYGAVLALGQTDLKRLIAYTSVSHMGFVLLGIFAWEGLALNGALVLMVCHGASTGALFIIAGAIEERAHTREMARMGGFWSSAPKMGGAALFFALASMGLPGLGNFLGEFLVLLGVFGVNPLLAASAALGLVASVIYSLWMVQKVFHGPALQGPGISDIGVREAATLASMAALVLWLGLYPAHFLDRMGIKESIGATAIGIDSKAATGTGADGPEAVRITEHRPDMEGAAELGGIKGK; encoded by the coding sequence ATGATACTCGCATGGGCGGTCCTCATACCCTTTTTCGGAGGCGTCGCGGCCTGGGCCTCGACGCGGTTGGGAGGAGCCTTCCCGCGTTGTATTGCCCTCCTGGCGCTCGCGCTCGATTTTGCGCTCCTGCTTTCCGTTCTGGGCCGAGGGGATAGCGGCGGCCAATGGCTCGCTGAAACCCGTCTTGAATGGATGCCCGGCGTAGGAGCGGGCATCCACCTTGCCGCCGATGGCCTGAGCCTCGCCCTGGCCCTCCTTACGGCCTTCCTGGGCATGGCTGCGATCGCGGCCTCATGGACAGGCATAAGGGAAAGGACGGGTTTTTTCCACCTCTGCCTCATGTCCGTCATCGCCGGTGTCATGGGCGCCTTTCTCGCCCTCGACCTCCTTCTCTTCTACGTCTTCTGGGAGCTCATGCTCGTGCCCATGTTCCTGATGATAGCCGTATGGGGGCACGGCGGCCGGTACAGGGCGGCGCTCAAGTTCTTCATATTCACTCAGGCAGGAAGCCTCCTGATGCTCGTGTCGATACTGGGGCTCTATTTCGTCCACGGGACGGAGACCGGCAAATACTCATTCGACTACATGGAGCTCCTCGGGACCCCGATGGGCCGCGCTGCCGAGTTCTGGCTGATGCTCGGCTTTCTGGCCGCGTTCGCGGTAAAGCTCCCGGCAGTTCCTTTCCACACGTGGCTACCCGAGGCCCATGCAGAGGCGCCTGCCGGCGGAAGCGTACTCCTTGCGGGGCTACTTCTTAAGACCGGCGCATACGGCATGATACGCTTCCTTTTTCCGCTCTTCCCGAACGCGGCAGAGGCAATTGCGCCGGCCGTATATGTCCTGGCGGTCATCGGGATCATCTACGGCGCGGTCCTTGCGCTCGGCCAGACCGATTTGAAGAGGCTCATAGCGTACACGAGCGTAAGCCACATGGGGTTCGTGCTCCTCGGCATTTTCGCGTGGGAGGGGCTTGCCCTGAACGGCGCGCTCGTCCTCATGGTCTGCCACGGCGCGTCCACGGGCGCGCTCTTCATCATAGCCGGGGCCATAGAGGAAAGGGCGCATACGCGCGAGATGGCGAGGATGGGCGGTTTCTGGTCGTCCGCCCCGAAGATGGGCGGGGCGGCCCTTTTCTTCGCCCTCGCGTCCATGGGTCTTCCCGGGCTCGGGAACTTCCTTGGCGAGTTCCTGGTGCTCCTCGGCGTTTTCGGCGTAAACCCGCTGCTTGCCGCATCTGCGGCGCTCGGCCTCGTCGCCTCGGTTATCTATTCGCTCTGGATGGTGCAGAAAGTCTTTCACGGGCCTGCCTTGCAAGGGCCGGGCATATCCGACATAGGAGTGAGGGAGGCGGCAACGCTCGCCTCAATGGCAGCACTCGTCCTCTGGCTTGGCCTTTATCCCGCCCATTTTCTCGACAGGATGGGGATAAAAGAAAGCATCGGGGCAACGGCTATAGGGATTGATAGCAAGGCCGCGACGGGGACCGGCGCGGACGGCCCTGAAGCCGTACGCATTACGGAGCACCGCCCGGATATGGAGGGCGCAGCGGAGCTGGGAGGAATCAAGGGAAAATGA
- a CDS encoding NADH-quinone oxidoreductase subunit N, with the protein MSAADLIAILPMLVLTIAAVVATVLAAFRTSHAFNAALAVSAFVLALLSLVPASKAAPRAVTALISVDAHSLLFTGLLLGAAIAVTLLSHGYNEGREGGLAEFYIVLLIATLGAVVLAASAHFAAFFLGLEILGVSLYVLIAYFLGERANEASVKYLILAGIASSFLVFGMALVYAELGTMEFSEMAGRAGESGAGPLLFAGLAMITVAAGFKLAAAPFHMWAPDVYEGAPAPVGAFLAAVSKGAVAALLLRFFFQTGSLALEPLFIVFGAIAVASMFAGNILALFQTSVKRTLAYSSIAHVGYLLIAFLAGGRAGMVAAGYYLAAYFISIIGAFGAVTLLSGKDREIDLLDDYRGLAWRRPWLAGAFTAMLLSLAGMPLTAGFLGKFFVASAGVGEALWLLVIALAVNSAIAIYYYLRIIIALFSPAYGEAPGPLPRLPIAGTVALGALTLLLVFLGVYPGPLLALLEEAASAFL; encoded by the coding sequence ATGAGCGCAGCGGATTTGATAGCGATACTCCCCATGCTGGTATTGACCATAGCCGCGGTCGTGGCAACTGTGCTCGCGGCCTTTCGCACGAGCCACGCCTTCAACGCGGCCCTGGCGGTCTCGGCCTTCGTGCTTGCGCTATTGTCTTTAGTGCCCGCCTCAAAGGCGGCGCCGAGGGCCGTCACCGCGCTGATTTCAGTGGACGCCCATTCGCTTCTCTTTACGGGCCTTTTGCTCGGCGCGGCAATCGCCGTAACCCTCCTCTCGCACGGATACAACGAGGGGCGCGAGGGCGGGCTCGCGGAGTTCTATATAGTCCTCCTCATCGCGACCCTCGGCGCGGTCGTGCTCGCCGCCTCGGCCCACTTCGCGGCCTTTTTTCTCGGCCTCGAAATACTCGGGGTATCCCTTTACGTGCTCATCGCCTATTTTCTCGGCGAGCGCGCGAACGAGGCGAGCGTCAAATACCTGATACTGGCGGGCATTGCGTCCTCTTTCCTGGTCTTCGGCATGGCGCTCGTCTATGCAGAGCTCGGCACAATGGAGTTTTCGGAGATGGCAGGGCGCGCCGGCGAATCCGGCGCGGGCCCGCTCCTTTTCGCAGGGCTCGCCATGATAACCGTTGCCGCCGGGTTCAAGCTGGCGGCAGCGCCCTTTCACATGTGGGCCCCTGACGTATACGAGGGCGCGCCCGCGCCCGTGGGCGCGTTCCTGGCGGCGGTCTCGAAGGGCGCGGTGGCGGCGCTCCTTCTCCGCTTCTTTTTCCAGACCGGCTCGCTGGCGCTTGAGCCGCTCTTCATCGTATTTGGCGCTATCGCCGTGGCATCCATGTTCGCCGGGAACATCCTCGCACTGTTTCAGACGAGCGTAAAACGGACGCTCGCCTATTCGTCCATAGCGCACGTCGGCTATCTCCTGATAGCTTTCCTTGCCGGGGGGCGCGCCGGAATGGTAGCGGCAGGCTATTATCTCGCCGCTTACTTCATATCCATCATAGGGGCGTTCGGCGCCGTGACCCTTCTTTCGGGGAAGGACAGGGAGATTGATTTATTGGACGACTACAGGGGGCTTGCATGGCGGCGCCCCTGGCTTGCCGGGGCCTTTACGGCCATGCTCCTGTCGCTAGCCGGGATGCCGCTTACTGCAGGCTTTCTCGGGAAGTTCTTTGTCGCGTCCGCCGGGGTGGGAGAGGCCCTGTGGCTGCTCGTAATCGCGCTCGCGGTAAACAGCGCCATCGCGATCTATTATTACCTGAGGATTATAATCGCGCTTTTCTCGCCGGCTTACGGGGAAGCCCCGGGGCCTCTTCCGCGCCTGCCGATCGCGGGGACTGTCGCGCTCGGGGCGCTTACGCTGCTTTTGGTCTTTCTCGGGGTCTACCCTGGTCCTTTACTGGCGCTCCTTGAGGAGGCGGCTTCGGCTTTCCTGTGA
- a CDS encoding calcium/sodium antiporter, whose amino-acid sequence MGLSVLLFFVAGLLLLIIGAEMLVRGSSRIASFLGISPLIIGLTVVAFGTSSPELAVSVKSSFAGQADIAVGNVVGSNIFNILFILGLSAAITPLAASRQLIRLDVPVMIGVSVLFFIFGLNGVVSRLEGAVLTAGFFAYTGFLVYLGRKENGTTDEFKEEFSYKRGRSAARDWAVNVLISIAGLALLVLGSRWLVDGAVHMARGLGVSELIIGLTIIAAGTSLPEVATSVMASIKGERDIAVGNIIGSNIFNILSVMGITSLVSANGVGVPGSALSFDIPVVLAVSAACLPILFTGYTIARWEGALFLAYYVLYTSFIFLNSTGHASLSAFKFAMGAFVIPLTVVTLAVLTARALIIRSKTNRQEE is encoded by the coding sequence ATGGGTCTTTCGGTATTATTATTCTTCGTTGCAGGGCTACTCCTTCTCATTATCGGGGCCGAGATGCTCGTCAGGGGCTCCTCGAGGATCGCCTCTTTTCTCGGCATATCCCCGCTCATAATCGGCCTGACGGTAGTCGCCTTCGGCACAAGCTCGCCCGAGCTCGCGGTGAGCGTCAAATCCTCCTTTGCAGGTCAGGCCGATATAGCCGTCGGGAACGTGGTCGGGAGCAACATCTTCAACATACTCTTCATACTCGGCCTCTCGGCCGCCATAACTCCCCTTGCCGCGTCGCGCCAGCTCATAAGGCTCGACGTGCCTGTCATGATAGGTGTGTCGGTACTTTTCTTCATCTTCGGGTTGAACGGAGTCGTGAGCCGGCTCGAAGGGGCCGTACTCACAGCCGGGTTCTTCGCGTACACGGGGTTTCTCGTCTATCTTGGCAGAAAGGAAAACGGGACGACGGACGAGTTCAAGGAGGAGTTCTCTTATAAAAGGGGCAGGTCGGCGGCAAGGGACTGGGCCGTCAACGTCCTTATCTCAATCGCCGGGCTCGCGCTCCTGGTGCTGGGGTCGAGGTGGCTGGTGGACGGCGCGGTCCATATGGCAAGGGGGCTGGGCGTAAGCGAGCTCATAATAGGGCTCACCATCATAGCGGCAGGCACTTCGCTTCCCGAGGTCGCGACGTCCGTTATGGCGAGCATAAAAGGCGAGCGGGACATAGCCGTCGGCAACATCATCGGCAGCAACATCTTCAACATACTCTCCGTCATGGGCATAACGAGCCTCGTATCCGCAAACGGGGTCGGAGTGCCCGGGAGCGCCCTTTCCTTCGACATCCCCGTGGTGCTCGCGGTCTCTGCCGCCTGCCTCCCCATACTCTTTACCGGCTATACGATAGCGCGGTGGGAGGGCGCCCTCTTTTTGGCCTACTACGTCCTCTACACATCCTTCATCTTCCTCAACTCCACGGGGCACGCCTCCCTTTCCGCATTCAAGTTCGCGATGGGCGCGTTCGTCATACCGCTTACGGTCGTAACGCTCGCGGTCCTCACGGCAAGGGCATTGATTATCCGGAGCAAAACGAACCGGCAGGAGGAATGA
- a CDS encoding DUF481 domain-containing protein has translation MASALVAGVATVSSADELVLSNGDTITGRVQGMEKGVLTVGTPYSEPVRIRKSSVVALRTDGPVTVRTVSGEVLSGSFHVNEAGMIVFKPVERPWEELAWADIGAIDPAPPRLGGKISAGASMRSGNTRRASANIGFDAEKRTLQDRSGASVRFNYSEESGKTTARNTYAALKYDYFFTSPYYGYLSAELLNDRFRDIDLRAVAGPGAGYQVWDGPSKSLLLELGFSLVREDLRSGRDESWVTARVGSNLSLGLTKDTSFTDNLKAYSRVDEPENFQVRNEASLNSRLNSYWGLKLTNIIEYDSKPPVNIKKTDIYWILSLQYTF, from the coding sequence GTGGCTTCAGCCCTCGTTGCCGGCGTAGCAACCGTCTCCTCGGCGGACGAGCTGGTCCTTTCGAACGGGGACACCATAACCGGCAGGGTGCAGGGCATGGAAAAGGGCGTTCTGACCGTGGGCACGCCGTATTCGGAGCCGGTCAGGATACGGAAATCGTCTGTGGTCGCCTTGAGGACCGACGGGCCAGTTACGGTGCGGACGGTTTCGGGGGAAGTATTGAGCGGAAGCTTCCACGTAAACGAAGCAGGAATGATAGTCTTTAAGCCCGTGGAAAGGCCCTGGGAGGAGCTGGCGTGGGCCGATATCGGCGCGATAGACCCCGCTCCCCCCAGGCTCGGCGGAAAAATAAGCGCTGGAGCGAGCATGCGCTCCGGGAATACAAGGAGGGCCAGCGCAAACATAGGCTTTGACGCGGAGAAGAGGACCCTGCAAGACCGCTCTGGCGCAAGCGTCCGCTTCAATTACTCCGAGGAGAGCGGCAAAACTACCGCCAGGAACACCTATGCCGCCCTTAAATACGACTACTTCTTCACCAGCCCCTATTACGGGTACCTGAGCGCCGAGCTGCTTAACGACAGGTTCAGGGACATCGACCTCAGGGCCGTAGCAGGCCCGGGCGCGGGCTATCAGGTCTGGGACGGCCCTTCGAAGTCGCTCCTTCTTGAGCTTGGCTTTTCGCTCGTAAGGGAGGACCTCCGGTCGGGCAGGGACGAGTCCTGGGTAACGGCCCGGGTTGGTAGCAATTTAAGCCTCGGGCTCACGAAAGACACATCTTTTACCGACAACCTCAAGGCCTACAGCCGGGTGGACGAGCCTGAGAACTTCCAGGTAAGGAACGAGGCCTCCCTGAACTCGCGGCTGAACAGCTACTGGGGCTTGAAGCTCACGAACATCATCGAATACGACAGCAAGCCCCCGGTTAATATTAAAAAGACGGATATATACTGGATACTGAGCCTCCAGTACACTTTTTAG